The Drosophila nasuta strain 15112-1781.00 chromosome 2L, ASM2355853v1, whole genome shotgun sequence genome window below encodes:
- the LOC132784546 gene encoding protein new-glue 3-like, which translates to MRTTTILLGCALVAICLSYLPTIECQSSSTSTTTTTTAATEPATTTTAASDTATTTASSSDTTSTTSTSSSSGSKKTRRKHKWKAMRKPGKKVIKRHRKGGRKIEEFIF; encoded by the coding sequence ATGAGAACAACTACAATTTTATTGGGGTGTGCCTTAGTGGCCATTTGTCTTTCCTACTTACCAACAATAGAATGTCAAAgttcatcaacatcaacaacaacaacaacaactgcggcTACCGAACCGGCAACGACTACAACGGCCGCTAGTGATACCGCTACAACCACTGCCTCCTCATCTGACACCACTTCAACCACATCGACATCATCCAGCAGCGGATCTAAGAAGACCAGAAGGAAGCACAAGTGGAAGGCCATGAGAAAGCCTGGCAAGAAGGTTATCAAGAGGCACCGCAAAGGAGGCCGAAAAATTGAGGAATTCATTTTCTAA